Proteins from a single region of Oncorhynchus keta strain PuntledgeMale-10-30-2019 unplaced genomic scaffold, Oket_V2 Un_scaffold_5451_pilon_pilon, whole genome shotgun sequence:
- the LOC118381618 gene encoding C-type lectin domain family 4 member M-like isoform X1: MHPFSTLKDSVVENPTMQTMDIDDDTSPNKPSVTFSANFPWWKRPSGIAAVCLGLLCVLLLAGIIGLFVYYGVIDHHYSTERDQQTSYSLLTKEGDQQPTSYNNLTKEGQQLQTGYNTLTKERDQLQSSYNNLTEERDQLQTSYNTLTEERDQLQTGYNTLTKERDQLQSSYNNLTEERDQLQTSYNTLTEERDKLQTSYNTLTKKRDQLQNRLATKIKEKDQLQNTLNTITQERDQLQNSLNTKTKERNQLQSSLNTRTTERDQLQNSLNTRTTERDQLQNSLNTRTTERDQLQNSLNTRTKDRDKQQNSLKVMTAERDQLKNNLNSRTKERDQLQKSLNTKTKDRDQLRNTLTTITRERDQLQNSLNNRTIERDQLQNHLNTTTTEMDKLKKSVENRTMERDQLQKERERLNCNITGSCPEGWRRFGCSCYYLSTERKSWEESRQDCLERGADLVIINSEEEQTFINGFESVTFAWIGLTDSVTEGTWKWVDGTPLTTASYWGRRHPNAGTYHNCGFHYYVSSGHGVWWSFDCSSSQQWICEK; encoded by the exons ATGCATCCGTTTTCAACTCTCAAAGACTCTGTG GTGGAGAATCCAACAATGCAGACCATGGATATTGATGACGACACGTCTCCCAACAAGCCCAGTGTTACATTTTCAG CTAATTTTCCATGGTGGAAGAGACCCTCTGGAATTGCTGCAGTGTGTCTCGGGCTGCTGTGTGTTCTCCTATTGGCTGGGATCATAGGCCTGTTTGTCTACT ATGGCGTCATTGATCATCACTACTCaacagagagagaccaacagaccAGTTACAGCCTTCTGACTAAAGAAGGAGATCAGCAACCAACCAGTTATAATAACTTGACTAAAGAGGGACAACAGCTACAGACAGGTTACAAcaccctgactaaagagagagaccagctacagagcagttacaacaacctgactgaagagagagaccagctacagaccagttacaacaccctgactgaagagagagaccagctacagacaggttacaacaccctgactaaagagagagaccagctacagagcagttacaacaacctgactgaagagagagaccagctacagaccagttacaacaccctgactgaagagagagacaagctacagaccagttacaacaccctgactaaaaagagagaccagctacagaatAGGCTCGCAACCAAAATTAAGGAGAAAGACCAGTTGCAGAATACTCTCAACACAATAACTCAGGAAAGAGATCAACTGCAGAATAGTCTTAATACAAAAACAAAGGAGAGAAACCAGCTACAGAGTAGTCTAAATACcaggaccacagagagagaccagctacagaatAGCCTAAATAccagaaccacagagagagaccagctacaaaaTAGCCTAAATACcaggaccacagagagagaccagctacagaatAGCCTAAATACCAGGACCAAAGACAGGGACAAGCAACAAAATAGTCTTAAAGTCATGACTGCTGAAAGGGATCAATTAAAAAATAATCTTAACTCAaggactaaagagagagaccagttacagaaGAGTCTTAATACCAAAACTAAGGACAGAGACCAGTTGCGGAATACTCTCACCACAATAACTCGGGAGAGAGACCAGTTGCAGAATAGTCTAAATAAcaggaccatagagagagaccagttacagaaTCATCTCAATACCACAACCACTGAAATGGACAAGTTGAAGAAGAGTGTGGAGAATAGAACTATGGAGCGTGACCAGCtacagaaggagagggaaaggctgAACTGTAATATCACAG GGTCCTGTCCTGAAGGATGGAGAAGGTTTGGCTGCAGCTGTTACTACCTCTCTACTGAGAGGAAATCCTGGGAGGAGAGTAGACAGGACtgtctggagagaggagcagatcTGGTGATCATTAACAGTGAAGAGGaacag ACATTCATCAATGGGTTTGAATCAGTCACTTTTGCCTGGATTGGTCTGACTGATTCTGTTACTGAGGGGACCTGGAAATGGGTGGACGGCACCCCACTGACCACagcaag CTATTGGGGGAGAAGACATCCTAATGCTGGTACATACCATAACTGTGGGTTTCACTATTACGTATCATCAGGCCATGGAGTATGGTGGAGTTTTGATTGTTCCTCTTCACAACAGTGGATCTGTGAGAAATAG
- the LOC118381618 gene encoding C-type lectin domain family 4 member M-like isoform X2, which produces MHPFSTLKDSVVENPTMQTMDIDDDTSPNKPSVTFSANFPWWKRPSGIAAVCLGLLCVLLLAGIIGLFVYYGVIDHHYSTERDQQTSYSLLTKEGDQQPTSYNNLTKEGQQLQTGYNTLTKERDQLQSSYNNLTEERDQLQTSYNTLTKERDQLQSSYNNLTEERDQLQTSYNTLTEERDKLQTSYNTLTKKRDQLQNRLATKIKEKDQLQNTLNTITQERDQLQNSLNTKTKERNQLQSSLNTRTTERDQLQNSLNTRTTERDQLQNSLNTRTTERDQLQNSLNTRTKDRDKQQNSLKVMTAERDQLKNNLNSRTKERDQLQKSLNTKTKDRDQLRNTLTTITRERDQLQNSLNNRTIERDQLQNHLNTTTTEMDKLKKSVENRTMERDQLQKERERLNCNITGSCPEGWRRFGCSCYYLSTERKSWEESRQDCLERGADLVIINSEEEQTFINGFESVTFAWIGLTDSVTEGTWKWVDGTPLTTASYWGRRHPNAGTYHNCGFHYYVSSGHGVWWSFDCSSSQQWICEK; this is translated from the exons ATGCATCCGTTTTCAACTCTCAAAGACTCTGTG GTGGAGAATCCAACAATGCAGACCATGGATATTGATGACGACACGTCTCCCAACAAGCCCAGTGTTACATTTTCAG CTAATTTTCCATGGTGGAAGAGACCCTCTGGAATTGCTGCAGTGTGTCTCGGGCTGCTGTGTGTTCTCCTATTGGCTGGGATCATAGGCCTGTTTGTCTACT ATGGCGTCATTGATCATCACTACTCaacagagagagaccaacagaccAGTTACAGCCTTCTGACTAAAGAAGGAGATCAGCAACCAACCAGTTATAATAACTTGACTAAAGAGGGACAACAGCTACAGACAGGTTACAAcaccctgactaaagagagagaccagctacagagcagttacaacaacctgactgaagagagagaccagctacagacca gttacaacaccctgactaaagagagagaccagctacagagcagttacaacaacctgactgaagagagagaccagctacagaccagttacaacaccctgactgaagagagagacaagctacagaccagttacaacaccctgactaaaaagagagaccagctacagaatAGGCTCGCAACCAAAATTAAGGAGAAAGACCAGTTGCAGAATACTCTCAACACAATAACTCAGGAAAGAGATCAACTGCAGAATAGTCTTAATACAAAAACAAAGGAGAGAAACCAGCTACAGAGTAGTCTAAATACcaggaccacagagagagaccagctacagaatAGCCTAAATAccagaaccacagagagagaccagctacaaaaTAGCCTAAATACcaggaccacagagagagaccagctacagaatAGCCTAAATACCAGGACCAAAGACAGGGACAAGCAACAAAATAGTCTTAAAGTCATGACTGCTGAAAGGGATCAATTAAAAAATAATCTTAACTCAaggactaaagagagagaccagttacagaaGAGTCTTAATACCAAAACTAAGGACAGAGACCAGTTGCGGAATACTCTCACCACAATAACTCGGGAGAGAGACCAGTTGCAGAATAGTCTAAATAAcaggaccatagagagagaccagttacagaaTCATCTCAATACCACAACCACTGAAATGGACAAGTTGAAGAAGAGTGTGGAGAATAGAACTATGGAGCGTGACCAGCtacagaaggagagggaaaggctgAACTGTAATATCACAG GGTCCTGTCCTGAAGGATGGAGAAGGTTTGGCTGCAGCTGTTACTACCTCTCTACTGAGAGGAAATCCTGGGAGGAGAGTAGACAGGACtgtctggagagaggagcagatcTGGTGATCATTAACAGTGAAGAGGaacag ACATTCATCAATGGGTTTGAATCAGTCACTTTTGCCTGGATTGGTCTGACTGATTCTGTTACTGAGGGGACCTGGAAATGGGTGGACGGCACCCCACTGACCACagcaag CTATTGGGGGAGAAGACATCCTAATGCTGGTACATACCATAACTGTGGGTTTCACTATTACGTATCATCAGGCCATGGAGTATGGTGGAGTTTTGATTGTTCCTCTTCACAACAGTGGATCTGTGAGAAATAG